GTTCCGATTTTTCCGGATGCATAAAATACGTAATACCCGATCCTTCCGCCACATATGATGTTCCCAGTGGTGCTGTAATTACTATTGTTATTTCAAACAGTAAAGAAATCAGCACCAATGGCATCATTACGCTGTATATGGCCGAAACTATTACAGGTGTTGCAGGAGGTTAATGATAGAAAAAGTGCAGGAGCGCAATATTTTGGTATTTTACGCTACTTCAGCATACCAATAGTTATATGATGTTGTTGGTTAGTATACTAAGGAAATACAAGATGGTCTGGGTGCATACAATAGTATGGACCATCTACTTTGCTATAGGGATAGGGGCGAAAATGTACGTCACAGGAATACATACTGTTTTTTTCTGGGATGCAGTACTTTCAAGTGTCCCAAGTATTGTTGCGTTTTATGCTTGTTTTTATATACTGGATATATTTGTAGATAAGAACAGGCCAAAGCGTGTCTGGTTTGTACTACTGGCGGAGTTGGCTTTCTTCCCCGTTTTTTTTGTGATGTTTTGGGTATATCAGTATAGGATAAGGTCGGTTCTCAATCCTAAATTCCCAATGACGCCAATGACCATACCCAAATTTGCAGTAAGTTATTTTTGGACATACCTGTTGTATTCGATGGATGCATTAGGTTATTTTTTTTATATACAGGCAGTAAGAAGAGAAAAGCGGCTTAGAGATGTTGAGTTGAAGCAACTGCAAATGGAGCAAAACAGATTACAATCGGAATATGCATTTTTGAATGCGCAGATTAACCCTCACTTTTTGTATAATACCCTCAATTTCTTTTATGCCAAATCCCTGAATTGTTCAAAAGAGCTGTCTGAAGGGATTCTTACCTTGTCGGAGATAATGCGCTATTCGCTGGAACCCAATGAGAGTATGGATGGTAAAGTGACGCTGTCAAAGGAAGTAGAACATCTTAAAAATGTAATTAAGATCAACCAGTTAAGGTTCAGTAATACATTGCATCTTGATTTTGTGATATTGGGTGATATTACTTCCATCAGAATTATTCCGCTGGTACTGATAACACTGGTAGAAAATGCATTTAAACATGGAGATCTTACAGATCCTTATCACCCGGTAAGGATACGGCTGGAGGTAAATGAAGATCAGACCAGGCTTCAGTTTACGACATTTAACAAAAGGAAGGCAGGCCCTAAGGAACTATCTCATGGAATTGGTATTGAAAATATCCGGAAACGGCTATACTGGACATATCATGATTTTCATACGTTTGAAACGGGAGAAGTAGCAGGGGACAGTATGTTTTATGCTGCAACATTAACGATCAATTTCCAGGCAGCCGCTGAACATCAGCGGCATCTGCCAATGCTCATAGCAACACCATTAAATTCAAAACCCGATTTGCAATGATTAATTGTCTGATAGTGGATGATGAACAACATGCTATTGATGTCCTTGCTTATTATATAAAGCAGACATCTTACCTGCATCTCCTGCATTCCACCACTAACCCGATGGAAGCACTAACAGTTGTAAATACAAATAAAATTGATTTAATTTTTTTGGATATACAGATGCCTGAAATATCTGGTATTGACTTTATTAAAACAATTCAGGGCAGCTGTAGGGTAATATTAACGACAGCCTATAGCGAGTTTGCCGCCGAAAGTTATGATCTGGAAGTAGTAGATTATCTCCTGAAGCCGATACCTTTTCCCCGGTTTCTGAAGGCAGCCCAACGGGCATTGACCATGAGCACTTCTGGTACCACACAGGTGAGTAATGAATTGGATGATGATGACTATATTTTTGTGAAGACGGAACAAAAAGGGAAAATGCTGAAAATCAATTTAAGGGATATTGATTATATAGAAGGTATGAAAAATTATGTGGCTATTCATCATAATGGCCAGAAAACTATGGCGCTGCTGAATATGAAAGACCTGGAAGAGCGTTTGCCACGTAAGCAGTATATGCGGGTACACAAGTCGTTTATTATTTCTATCTCTAAAATCATTGCTGTAGAAGGTAATCAGATCATGCTCAGAAATATTAACGCAGACATTTTATTGGGCGAAACATATAAACCGGGTTTTATTGAGATGATGAAGCTGAAGATGATGTAGGAGTTGAAAAAGTATGCTTATCCATAAGTGGATCAATCAGAAACGAGCCTATTATCGGTTCGGCTTCTGCAAAGGCCTGTTTATAATATTCCACCGTCTCTGCTCCATATTACCAGGTCGCAGCTTAATGCAACAATCAGGGAATTTCCGGTTGGCGAAAACCCATAGGCCATTAACTCACACGGGCCATCTTTTGTAATGAAGAAAATTTCCTTTCCATCCGGGGAAACCAGGAAAATTTTTGTTACCCTGTAATGTTCAAAGGGAGGGTCATCTGGTTCATTTTCCCGTGTTATAAGCTGCCATCCGTCGGCTGTTACGTGGGGAAGACTGTGATCTCCGTATAGGCCGCCTGTTTGAATAAGTGAGCCTTCCAGTATGCCAAATCCATGTACCGTACCGGTGGATTCATCAAACTCCTCCCACCAATCATCATTAATTCTGTCAGTTTTTTCGGCTGAAATGCAGTTGAAGATTCCTTTTCCCTGGCCAGATAATACAATGAGGTTATCCGTATTTTCTGCGAAGCCAACATTTTCGAGGCCACCGATGGCATAGGTTTTCTTATAGGTCCACATGTAGATTTGATTGTGGGTATGAAGTCAGGGTATTGCTAAAAACGCAAAGGCCACTTCCTAAGAAGTGGCCTTTTGCGGACCGGACGGGACTCGAACCCGCGACCTCCGCCGTGACAGGGCGGCATTCTAACCAACTGAACTACCGATCCTCAATACAGACGGCCTTTTGAGCCATTCCGTTTTCCCCGTTTGGGGTTGCAAATATAGCGACAAAAAATTCAATCCTCCAAAAATATTTTTAAAATTTAAAAATATTCGCATTTTTACATTGTGTCAAAAAGTAAAAATCCTGACCTATGAATACCGGTATAATCAGCCTGGGGCTCGTTTTGGCAAACATTATTGTATCATGGCTGGCATTTAGGAATAAAACTTTCTACGGGCAATATATTTTAAAGGCAGATAAGATTTTTATCTCCCGGCAATACTATCGCTTTATTACCGCTGGCTTTATTCACCGTAGCTGGTCTACACTGCTGCTGAATATGTTTACCCTGTACTTCTTTACCTGCCAGGCCGTATATGCATTGCCGGTAACCAGCTTCCTGCTGACCTATTTCATCTCGCTGGTGCTGGGAAATGTCATCCAGCTGTTTGCCTGCCGCAAACAGTCGGGACATCAGATATGTGGCGCACAATGGGCCACTGCCGGTGTCATGCTGGCTACCATCGCCAGAATAGGAGACTTTCCCCTGAGTATTTTCGGCCTCTTTAATATGGCTGCATGGTGCTATACCCTGGTATTCCTCCTGATTTATGTAATACCCATGATATGGCCTAAATACGGGCAATACAAAGGGGATATTGATGACCGTTATAACCTGGAACGTGCCGACAGAGCCCAGATCATCGATGATATCCTCGAAAAAATACAGCAAAAAGGCATTAACAGCCTCACCACTGCCGAAAGAAAAGCACTGGAAGAACATTCCCAGCGGCTGTAGTTGACAGGAATACCTTTAATTTGTAGCTAAGAAAAATTAATCCGGATAAGATTTTATGTCTCAACTGCAAGAAAAATTCCGCCATATCATAATCCCGTCACTATTTGTTGTGGTCGGCTTTATAGGGTTATATACCTTCCTTCACTGGCTGGTATTTATCAGGCTGGAACTCATCCCGTTAGACGAAGACCTGCTGCTTTTCTGGTTACCTTTCCTGCTATCGTGGGTACCTGTACTGATTTGGTTCCGCGACAAAATAAAAATGGTAGCCGCTACAGGTACAAGGGAACTGGTACTGCAGCTTTTCCTGGCATTGTCCATGGCCATTCCTACCATTGTAGTACAGCATTACCTGGTATCTGCCACCGGCAAACTGACGCCACTTCAAACTATTTCAGATATAGGCAGCACTCCCAAAACGAAGTATTATAGTCTGAAAAACTGCTACTTAGACAAGGAACATATTGGCGTGCAACATGCTGTTGATGTTTCTGGCCGTAGTGATGAGCATTTCAATATGCACCTTTACCTGGCCCTCCCTATCCTGGATAAGGCCGCAGATACAGCATCACACGTATGTGCTGCCTGGTATGCCATCCATTACAGCGAAACGTTGGATAATGACCTTAGCGGTGAAGAGAAAGAAGCGGCCTATAAAAAATTTATTAACGAAACAGCCGATAAATATGAGAAAGATTCCCTGACAGGATTTTCTTACCTGGAGCGGGTGCCGGTAAGTGAAGCTGGAAAAGCTTTCCAGAAGGCAATAGCATCGGACAAAACATTTACATCTTCCGATAATATCATATTGCGCCCCCGATTCGGTACATTTGAGGACAGGAACAGCTCGCCGGTATGGATGCCTTTATCTTTTCTCCTTTTCTTCGGTGTCTGGGCCTGTATCGTGGTGTATTCACCACTTCGGAAAGTTCCTATAAATGAACTGGATACTGAAATGCATACTATGAAAGAACATCAACAATATTCGCAGGAACATCAACATCAGCCGCAGCAGCGCACGGGAGGTCCCCGTAAGCCCAATTATGATGTGCTGAAAATCAGAAAGGGGTATGTAGTTACGCCGCTGCTGATTTATATTAATGTAGGCGTTTTTCTGGCGATGGCAGTGTCGGGATTGGGCGTACTTTCATTCAGTGCAGAAGATTTGCTCCGATGGGGCGCTGACTTCAGGCCCTATACTGTCAATGGACAGTGGTGGCGGCTTGTAACCAGTATGTTCCTTCACGGAGGTTTGCTGCATGTGGCCATGAATATGTATGGTTTGCTGTTTGCTGCCGGTTTGCTGGAACGATTACTGGGCAGTAAGAAGTTACTGATCGTTTATATGGTAACCGGTATTGTAGCGAGTCTGGCCAGTATTGCATGGCATCCGGCAACAGTGAGTGTGGGCGCTTCCGGCGCTATCTTCGGATTGTTCGGTGTACTCCTTGCACTGCTTATCCTTGATCGCAAAAATGATCTCTCTAAAGGACTACTTATGAATATGTTGTTCTGGACAGGCATTAACTTAACGTTGGGATTCAGTGCCGGCATCGATAATGCCGCACATATCGGTGGCCTGGTGAGTGGATTGATCATCGGTTCCTTCCTCGCACCCGGGATGAAAAGAAAGCTGGAAGAATTACGCCGGGGAGGGCCTGCCAGTCCATCAAACCAGGACTAATTTTTATCATCAAAAAATAATATCTGAGAAAAACCTATTGTCTACCTAAAAAATTCTATGCCTGTATGAAAATAAGAATGCTATTGTTAGCCTTGCTGCTAGCTGGATCTGCCACCTATGCACAAACAGAATGCGATTGTGCTGCAGAATTCAAGTATATCAAGCAGAAGGTGGAAACCAACTACGTCGGATTCAACGATAAAATAAAGCAGAAAGGCCGCAGTAAATACGACAGCATCAGCAACAGTATCCTAAAGCTGGCGCCACAGGCTATTAAGCCTGCCTATTGCCTGTTCCTGGTACAACGGTACCTGGACTACTTCCAGGATGGGCACCTGGTTTTGTATCGCAAGGAAGACAGCATTAAAAGACCATGGGTGGAAATGGTGCGTAAAGCCCGTGCAGAAGTTACTCCGGTGAAACTGAGTCCGCAACGTATCACCAATCTGAAAAGCGCTACCGGTGCGGAAGGCATTTTCTGGAATAAAGACAGATCTTTCCGTATCGCGGTTATAAATGATGAAAATCCATTCAGGAATTATGTAGCACAGATCATGATTTCGCCTTCCAACAGCTGGCGCCCTGGCGATGTACTGATGGAGTTTAATTACGACTCTGTAAACTATAAATTCAATGGCTTCCAATATACCGAAGAGGGCCTGATACAGCCGATATCCTATGATGTTAAAGGCAATAGCTTTGGCCCATGGCTTAGAGAAGGCAATGTGACAAATAATAACCCGGAGCCTGCCGGAATAGAAAAGAAAGTGAGATTGCCATGGACTTCCGGTAAACAACTTTCTCCTAAAACATTTTACCTGCGTGTGGCCTCCTTTAATACAGATCAGGCGAGGGTGATCGACTCTGTAGTAGCGGCCAATAAGGCAGCAATAGAAAGCTCTCCATACCTGATCGTGGATATTCGTGGTAACGGTGGTGGATCTGATTTCTCCTATAGCAGCATCTCTCCATACCTGTATACCGACTCAGTTAAAATAGTAGGTGCAGACTTCTATTCTACCAAAGACAATATTACTGCCTGGAAAAAGGTTGCCGCGCAGCCGGATATGCCAGATGAAACCAAAGAGGTAATTGCAGCATTTGTAGATTCAATGGTGATGCATCCGGGAAAAATGATACATGTTATCCCTGATGGTTACAAGAAGCTGACAGTAACACATCCTGTTCCTAAGAAGGTAGTGGTACTGATAGATGGAGAAAATGCCAGCACAGCAGAACAGTTTATCCTGGAGGCGATGCAGAGCAAAAAGACTACGCTGATGGGAACACATAGTGCAGGTATCCTGGATTATGCCAATATGCTGGATATAGATTTCAAAACGCTGTCTTACACGCTGGGTTATCCATCTTCCCGTAGCCGCCGTGTGGATCAGGGGCTGGCGATCGATAACGTTGGTATCAAGCCACAAATACAGCTGAAAGAAGATCAGGACTGGATTGCAGCGGCACAGCTGTATCTCGAAGGAAATAGTAAATAACGCTAACGATTATACGAATCTGAATCCCGGTTGCTTTTACAGCGACCGGGATTTTTTATATTCTTCCAGTGCCAGGCGGCCGTAGTTATCCGCGATGCGGGTAGTTTCAGGCAGGCGGTAGGAAGTAGCTAATTTCAGTACAATATCGGTGGCGGTGGCCAGGGAAATCATATGACCGACAGAAACGTACACAGGATTGATACCTGTTTGTGTGCGGAGTACGTTACCGATTACTTCCTGGTTATCTTCTGCGAGTAGCGGACTGACAGCACCGCGTTCCGGAGCTGGTTCCTCGAAATAACCGCACAGGCGGGTTTTTCCACAGCCAATCGTTGGTTGCTGAATGGTGACGCCGAGATGCGAGGCCATGCCGAAGCGGCGGGGATGCGCCATGCCCTGGCCATCGCAGACGATCAGGTCTGGTTTTTGTTGCAGCTGTTCATAGGCCACCAGCAGTGGCGGCAGTTCCCTGAAAGAGAAAAGTCCGGGGATATAGGGAAAGGTAACCTGCATGCAGTGAGTGGAAATTTCAACAATTTCGAGTGTTTCATAATTTAATACGACAATGCTTCCGGCGATCAGGTCGGTTTCTTTATCGTATTCAACGTCTGTTCCTGCTATGAATTTTACAGGGTGGGGGAGATGATCAACAGATATTATAGTTTTGCTAAGTCTCGTTTGCTCAGCAATGGCAGCAGCTTCGCTAATCATAGTCAATAATCATAGGTTCAGGTACTAAGGTCGTAAAAATAGCAGTAACTGGTGCATATTGAATATCTTTGCAGGTGTATAGCACCCAAAGATTGTCGTTAACAGCCATTTTATTTAATTTCTCAGGCAGGTTTGTGCTGGCAACATAGCCAATTCATCAGTAATTAAATTAATAGTTATGAGTAATACATCTGGTATGGTACTTAGCATTGAAACTATTGTTAATGCACCAATAGAGAAAATCTGGAAGATGTGGTCCGATCCGAATGATATTATCCAGTGGAATACCGCTTCGGAAGACTGGCATACACCGCGGGCAGAGAATGATCTTCGGCCAGGTGGTAAATTCTCTTATCGAATGGATGCGAGGGATGGTAGTTTTGGGTTTGATTTTGGAGGCGAGTATACATTGGTAGATGATCATAAGCTGATTGAATATAGGCTGGGGGATGGCAGAAAAGTGAAGATAGTATTTGAGGAGGTGGAAGGCGGTGTTCGCATTACAGAAGATTTTGAAACAGAAACGAAGAACCCTGTGGAAATGCAGCAGGCGGGATGGCAGTCTATCCTGAATAATTTTAAAAAATATGTAGAGTCACACTAACGCTATAGTATAAACGAAATTTTGATTTACCTGTTTATTTAGTCTGGAAAGATGAAATTACATATACTTGGTGCTTCCGGGTCCGGCGTTACAACATTGGGTAATGCATTGGCGCATTATCTT
This window of the Chitinophaga sp. Cy-1792 genome carries:
- a CDS encoding rhomboid family intramembrane serine protease, with translation MNTGIISLGLVLANIIVSWLAFRNKTFYGQYILKADKIFISRQYYRFITAGFIHRSWSTLLLNMFTLYFFTCQAVYALPVTSFLLTYFISLVLGNVIQLFACRKQSGHQICGAQWATAGVMLATIARIGDFPLSIFGLFNMAAWCYTLVFLLIYVIPMIWPKYGQYKGDIDDRYNLERADRAQIIDDILEKIQQKGINSLTTAERKALEEHSQRL
- a CDS encoding LytTR family DNA-binding domain-containing protein; protein product: MINCLIVDDEQHAIDVLAYYIKQTSYLHLLHSTTNPMEALTVVNTNKIDLIFLDIQMPEISGIDFIKTIQGSCRVILTTAYSEFAAESYDLEVVDYLLKPIPFPRFLKAAQRALTMSTSGTTQVSNELDDDDYIFVKTEQKGKMLKINLRDIDYIEGMKNYVAIHHNGQKTMALLNMKDLEERLPRKQYMRVHKSFIISISKIIAVEGNQIMLRNINADILLGETYKPGFIEMMKLKMM
- a CDS encoding SRPBCC family protein yields the protein MSNTSGMVLSIETIVNAPIEKIWKMWSDPNDIIQWNTASEDWHTPRAENDLRPGGKFSYRMDARDGSFGFDFGGEYTLVDDHKLIEYRLGDGRKVKIVFEEVEGGVRITEDFETETKNPVEMQQAGWQSILNNFKKYVESH
- a CDS encoding rhomboid family intramembrane serine protease, with translation MSQLQEKFRHIIIPSLFVVVGFIGLYTFLHWLVFIRLELIPLDEDLLLFWLPFLLSWVPVLIWFRDKIKMVAATGTRELVLQLFLALSMAIPTIVVQHYLVSATGKLTPLQTISDIGSTPKTKYYSLKNCYLDKEHIGVQHAVDVSGRSDEHFNMHLYLALPILDKAADTASHVCAAWYAIHYSETLDNDLSGEEKEAAYKKFINETADKYEKDSLTGFSYLERVPVSEAGKAFQKAIASDKTFTSSDNIILRPRFGTFEDRNSSPVWMPLSFLLFFGVWACIVVYSPLRKVPINELDTEMHTMKEHQQYSQEHQHQPQQRTGGPRKPNYDVLKIRKGYVVTPLLIYINVGVFLAMAVSGLGVLSFSAEDLLRWGADFRPYTVNGQWWRLVTSMFLHGGLLHVAMNMYGLLFAAGLLERLLGSKKLLIVYMVTGIVASLASIAWHPATVSVGASGAIFGLFGVLLALLILDRKNDLSKGLLMNMLFWTGINLTLGFSAGIDNAAHIGGLVSGLIIGSFLAPGMKRKLEELRRGGPASPSNQD
- a CDS encoding sensor histidine kinase produces the protein MTIPKFAVSYFWTYLLYSMDALGYFFYIQAVRREKRLRDVELKQLQMEQNRLQSEYAFLNAQINPHFLYNTLNFFYAKSLNCSKELSEGILTLSEIMRYSLEPNESMDGKVTLSKEVEHLKNVIKINQLRFSNTLHLDFVILGDITSIRIIPLVLITLVENAFKHGDLTDPYHPVRIRLEVNEDQTRLQFTTFNKRKAGPKELSHGIGIENIRKRLYWTYHDFHTFETGEVAGDSMFYAATLTINFQAAAEHQRHLPMLIATPLNSKPDLQ
- a CDS encoding S41 family peptidase; translated protein: MKIRMLLLALLLAGSATYAQTECDCAAEFKYIKQKVETNYVGFNDKIKQKGRSKYDSISNSILKLAPQAIKPAYCLFLVQRYLDYFQDGHLVLYRKEDSIKRPWVEMVRKARAEVTPVKLSPQRITNLKSATGAEGIFWNKDRSFRIAVINDENPFRNYVAQIMISPSNSWRPGDVLMEFNYDSVNYKFNGFQYTEEGLIQPISYDVKGNSFGPWLREGNVTNNNPEPAGIEKKVRLPWTSGKQLSPKTFYLRVASFNTDQARVIDSVVAANKAAIESSPYLIVDIRGNGGGSDFSYSSISPYLYTDSVKIVGADFYSTKDNITAWKKVAAQPDMPDETKEVIAAFVDSMVMHPGKMIHVIPDGYKKLTVTHPVPKKVVVLIDGENASTAEQFILEAMQSKKTTLMGTHSAGILDYANMLDIDFKTLSYTLGYPSSRSRRVDQGLAIDNVGIKPQIQLKEDQDWIAAAQLYLEGNSK
- the nfi gene encoding deoxyribonuclease V (cleaves DNA at apurinic or apyrimidinic sites), yielding MISEAAAIAEQTRLSKTIISVDHLPHPVKFIAGTDVEYDKETDLIAGSIVVLNYETLEIVEISTHCMQVTFPYIPGLFSFRELPPLLVAYEQLQQKPDLIVCDGQGMAHPRRFGMASHLGVTIQQPTIGCGKTRLCGYFEEPAPERGAVSPLLAEDNQEVIGNVLRTQTGINPVYVSVGHMISLATATDIVLKLATSYRLPETTRIADNYGRLALEEYKKSRSL